Below is a genomic region from Drosophila albomicans strain 15112-1751.03 chromosome 2R, ASM965048v2, whole genome shotgun sequence.
GATGAAATGTTTAAGAATATTTCATGTGATTTAACAAACATGTTGCTGGCCATAACTGAATTGGTGAATGCCTTAACTTAACTATGCTCAAACTCAAACGATTTCATTTTCACTAGAATGTTGTCAATGCTGCTCAAGCACCCTCCATTCTCTCCCTCTACCCAAAGTTTGTGAGTATCCAGCTTCAACACTCACAACAAAACTCAGTTCAGCACTCACAACTCGAGATAAGACTCACTCAATGTTTGCACTCGACACGCAGCTGGTTTTGGGTTGGTTTGAGCGAAAGCTTCGACTGAGATGCGAGAGATGCTGCAAAAGCAAGTTTTTGGGCAGATGTTTTTAAGGATTGGCGCTCTGCAGCTGTAAACTCAGTTGTCGGCGAACTTTTCAAGCAAACGGACGGGACGAATCCgcagaaaattgaaaacgcgttgagtgaaaaataaaaggcaaaacaTTAAATGAGAAGCAACTACATATAGAAAAATCGAAGAataaaaacagagaaaaacagTGTGCGAAATGTAAGCAACGAATGAAAAAGGACGTTGAAATGTGTGCCAAGTGAAagagttttttttgttccatgaggaattaaatacattaatatgTCCTCGAAATGCCAGACTGCCAAGAGAGTTTTCCTGTTCACGCTACACACGTTTTGCTACCGAGTCCTTTGATGTTATGCAAAGTGCTTTGACAAAATGCCAGCGTCAGGCCAAGgaacccaaaaagaaaaaaatgaaagaaaagctTGTGCCGTGTGCCTTAAAGATATGACTTTGCCAATGGAAATTTGGTTTGCtcttttttcacatttttctttttcttgtggTCCTTTTCTACTTCCTTGTGAAGAAAAGTCGCcgccgccgttgccgttgttgttgttgttgtcaggcTAATCGGCAATGTCCATCTGTGGCATTTTGTGGGCCTAGGCGAATGGAGACTACTTATTTCGAATTCAGATACGACTCTCGTCTGATTTTTGTCGTCGTTACACttatcatttatcatttaGTTTTCGAGGGGGGAACCGCATTAAATGTGTGTTTCCTCAATTTCCCACAAAATTGCTCAATGTTGTCGTCCAACAGTCCAGCAGTCAGTTATAAACAACTCTGGGCCATACAGATATATTCATTTCGTTGACTTTTGACAGTTGTCCTTATTGCTGTTTGACCATTATGAACTTGAAAACGGAAATTATGCAATCAATTTGTGCAACTTGGCTGACTCAAATATGCCACAAAGGCAGGCGTCACAATTGAGCTGACAACAAGGCAATTGGCCCCCAGGCAATTTGATTAGTCGCAGCATTTCGAGAGCATATCAAGTGACAGTGTTATGTGTTATGTGCATAAATCATTAAacccaaaatatatatctatatattaatAGATTTTAATAGCGATCAAGTTACTTAAAGACATCAATAAATAAGACAATATATAttacgtgtgtgtttgtggatTCCACTTAAGACTCAAGATGGGGCACATTTggtgtttgctgtttgtgaCGAGTttgctgcacacacaaagCCACAGTTTGGGCGCAATTGTGCCGGATAAAGGTATGAAATGAATGCTAAAActaaactattatttattcttatacTCCTATCAATGGAGCAATGAAtacattattaattatgagTGTGTTTACCTAGTTTCCAATTTCACATTCACAACAAATCCACTAAATtatgcattgcatactttttggctcgttagcaaattaaatttatgattcaAAAAGCGGGCCAAACACATTAAATACCGAAAATGTTGGATATTAGTGGCGCAAAGTTTTGTATTCACACACAATCAATACAACAATTCATACACAAGTACTTCAACTTTTTGCTTGCTCTTCTCCATTCAATCAACTCAACTATTCAGGAACAACAATTCGCAAAAGTATGCCGGAAAACACCTTTAAAGTTGAATTAAACATGACAAAATCGCAAACATGCATTCACTTGCCTCCGAGCCAAGTTACGACTGTCGACCGTCGACTGTCGACGCCATGTGGCACATGCAACAGAATATTTTGCACACGCCACTTGgcatttgcatacaaattgccAGACGCTACTGTCAAGGGCCAAAGTTTTTTAATCAACTGAAAAGCCGTTTAAagttagttaaaaaaaaagtagtgTGGCATATAACAAATTATGCTGCAACGCAGTTGGCAATTTGCCGCACACAGTTTTATCAATTGCAACATGCATAAATGCAATCAATCGCAACGGGTTTTTGTTTCCTCCTTTTGcggcaaataataaattgaatttgatttttaattggcGCCTGAAGTGACATCAAAGGTACAAGaataccccaaaaaaaaaaaaactgaaactggaaaatgaaaataaaaataacattaacaagtaagaaagttacagtcgagtgtgctcgactgtgagatacccgctacccatttttaataaaggcaaaatattgcggtatcattttcaaaatataccgaaaatactaaaaaatactaaaaaatataccaaatggtatgtttggtatatcgatgtagtacaccattcaaaatataccataaacggcacaatgtgccagattgtcggccaaagcaactaagacccctagtaagtaggcgtttttgcccatacaaaagtatttctttaataacatccacaatttttatctgaaaattttcaggaatcataactattacagtaattattatatataccaaaattcgtagctctagctttaaaattacacttgttattcgatttttttgatttgcgggggcggaagtgggcgtggcaaaaatttgaaacaaacttgatctgcgtgcaaacataacaaatgctgtcgaaaaaaaattatagctctatctcttatagtctctgagatctaggtgttcatacggacggacggacagacggacagacggacagacagacagacggacatggctatatcgtctcggctgttgacgctgatcaagaatatatatactttatagggtcggagatgcctccttctacctgttacatacatttcctgccggcacaaagttataatacccttctaccctatgggtagcgggtataaaaatatgtaaaatatgtatgtaaatactACATGTTAAATGCGCAGAAAATTGCCCAGGGGACAGAGTTTACACACTCATTTCGCATGCATACACATCAGCGTACATAttagcaataataaaatatgtacttaCAAAACTACATAAAAAGAAATCGAATCACATCACATCGAATCGAACTGCGGGCAATTGAAAGAAGAACAACAGCGAAATGTGTCGCACAAAAAGCCAAGAGACATTAATGCTcttaatgctgctgctgtttaaaTACCCTACaattgttgcctacttttaggcgcaGCATTTAATGTGAAGGAATGAAAATGTTTGGACATGTAATGCTCGAAGTTGAGGTCCCAAATGTTATGTTGGTTATGTAGATAACCTTTGATTGTTTAATGTATTGATTGATAATACAAATGTGTATACGTATAGAtcaattaacttttataaaCCTGCTTCCATTTGTTTCTGTTCTACTTTTGGCGACTGATCATCTACTTCACACTACTGCTGATCTACTTCTTATGACTGCTAGCTTTCGACAGTTTCGTGCCTATCGACTTGCTAAACCTTGCCAACCGATACCGATAGGGACTATCTACTAGCCTCCAcctctgttacatacatagtCCGATTGGCATgccattaaattaatattctcCCCAGAGACGCTGCGCAATTTGTGTGAAGCTCTCAAGAGTCCCGAGTGTGTAGAGtataaaatgaaacatttgaaaatttggtttgtttgttggcaTGCACATGTGAccattttttattgttcaatgTTTTCGGGAAACtggtatttatatttgtttttattttcgtttttgttgtattttcgcttttctttttcacAAATATTGGTTGCTGTTTTGCcgtcgttttcgtttttccaCGGAATAGAACACAAGTTTCTCCAGTTTTTGTGTGCTACTGCTTTTCCCCGTTTTTCATGCTACATTTCATCTGACTGAAGCGACAAAATGGGCACACTGAGCATTCGACCGGAGAGTTGTGCCCCATAAAAAGTTTAGAAAAGTAAtcatattaaatgttattgaTATGGCAACTTGTGCGTTTGCCGTATAACACAGCAGCCAGCGAAAAAAccttcagtttcagttcttCTATGCcgcattaaaattgattaaaattaatgcttGTTTCATCCTCATCCGCATCCTcatcttctttattttttatttttatttttatgaatggGTCGCAGATTTGCATTAGCGTAAGCCAAAAAGTTGAGACGCAATCGTAGCTCGAGCTTAATGGAGATTATCGACCTTTGAGGTGAACAGGTGTTGGCACTTGATGTGAAATTTTGCGTGCAATTTTCGGGATTATTTCTTAAAGTATGCCAAACAAATAACAGTTGCCATAAGAAGTATGCAttaatttctttgctttcAGTTCATAATTAAAGTTGCAACTCTTTTGCGAAGAAAgttaaattcttttgtttaaaaactTTGTCAGCTGacattgaaaatttgtattcaaaattcagcgtgcaacaattttatttgtacgTACGTATATTcagctttttatttgtattcatttatattttctcgTTGAATTTTTCCTGCAATTTTTGTGGAGTATTTTCTTTGCACAGCACGTGCTCAAGCGCCtgtaaataaacacacaaacacagacatacacagtTATTTGAACATATGAGTATAAGTACAAGCTGGTTGGCAgcttttgttggcttttgtttttgatacGGGTCCAGGGCAGCAGAGTTCAAAGGCagccacaaccacacacacacacacatacaatctgacaaaagtaaaatacaaaaaaataaaaaaataaggaCACTCGATTTAACATGTTTGgtttgcattgttttgttttgctctttgcAGAGGCCACTTGCTCATCAGACCATTTCCGCTGCTCAAATGGCAATTGCATACCGAACAAATGGCGATGCGATCAGGAGAACGATTGTGCCGATGCCTCCGATGAATCAAAGGAATTGTGcagtaagtgtgtgtgtgatatgaATTTTCCCATTGCTGATTACATActatgtataaatatgtacaatattTGGAATActatctacatatataaattgtattgtcGATATACACAGTGAATGCCTGTCCCAACAATGAGTTCAAATGCAAGACCGTTGACCAGTGCATACCCCGTAATTGGCTCTGCGATGGCAGCAATGACTGTCGCGATAAATCCGATGAGGCGCATTGTagtaagcaaaaaataaaaataaatatagctaAAGCATATATacgcatatatgtatgtgtataacaagcttgcgctctcgctctctctctctcgctctagcTATATATCTATCTCTATCACTAGCTCATAGCTCTTTGTCCTGTCTGTGCTCATAACTCACAACTCACTTGCATTTAATAAAGTGTTGCGCATAATTTGAAAACTACGCTCATATGTGTCCCATATCCCCATACAGTTTAATCAAGTCGTTGAAGAGCAACGTTGCATTCAAGTGTATATAAAGCTAACCATAAACACATGCGAGTCTCcctcttctcctcctcctcacacacacatacacacattctAACACACACAATGGGGACACACAGACGCATGACATaacacgcatacgcagcgttaGCTGCCCGACAACGCCTGGCAACAGCGCATAAAGTGCTTAGCCCATAAtgctcactcacacacactcacacacacaagcatatGAGTATTACATGCCCCCTCGAGCACATactaacaacacacacacacacacacactctcatacTCACAACAACCCTTGGCCTTGGCTGTTGGCTGGATATTCGATAGGATTATATAATGGCTTTCtcgccacaaacaaaaaaatgaagaagagAATCAAACTAGAGAAAGGGGCAGCTGGTTCCTTCAGcggaaaataaatgtatttaatatccccaatgaaatttattagcTGCAGTTTACTTCTCactcaactgaactcaactcaactcgacttgCGTCTTATTTCTTCTTCCTCATCTTCTTCCATCCAAATCGCAGAGGCACGCACCTGTTCGCCGGAAGAGTACAGCTGCAAAAGCGGCGAAGGTGAATGCGTTCCTTTGGCCTGGATGTGCGATCAGAGCAAGGATTGCAGCGATGGCTCCGATGAGCATGCCTGCAGTAAGCACATCCACCttcaaatgattttcaaatatCTTTTGATTTGTAGtgacaattaatttgaaattcctcttgattttaattaaaatcccTTTTTGAGTCCGAATAGATATTTATAGGCCACTTCCTTCTTCCTTCGTTACATCCGTTCACTGTTCACCTGGCATCCAAAAACTGAGCTGCAACTTTTTGACATCTATGCAAGCATTGAGCGTTTATTTACTAGCATTTAGCAAAGTCAATTATGTTGTTTACCAAACTTTATACGCCAAAACAAacatcataaatatattttgcctCGCAGCGACATTTTATTTGCGcttcaattgaaatacaaaaaaggcaaaaatatCCTGTTTGTttgacaataaaatatttaagactATTTAATGCTAGATTCACACTGTAGAGcataataaaattgcatttcattttgtacaaCGAGTTTCAGTTAgatttttaatagaattaagcatagtttgaaatttatttatttaactaaaaagcaagtaaatatttttgctaagttaattaaaaattcacaactgacaaatattgtatataatttatttcaattgaatttatttggctACCTTTTTGAATGttcaacatatttaatttatttattgctaaaATACGTCACTGTGAAAACAAGTGAagtcaaataattaattgtgttTTGTTAAGGCagcatttaacaaaattaGTTTACTTAAGCTTAACACTTCAGTTCATTGCAAATTTTGTcgtaaattatttcaattaaacttatGAGAGCTACcttttataaatgtatttgatttGTAAAGTAAactattctatttatttattgccaaaaatacatcaagtaaatgaaacaaatttgatttattatttgttaatgcAGCATTTATTGGAATTAGTCAGTTTAAGAAGCCTTTgtttgaaatcaatttatttgagCAAAATATATTCCCTCTTTAACTATTCAGTTGCCTTACTTAACTCGaaattcttttgcatttttatcaGCCAATGCCAGAGTTATTCCGCCTACCATTTTCCTTTTGCTAACTCACTGGTCACATCCCCATTCATCAAGCGGTCCGCTTTGTgcttaattttcttttttggtttatgTCGCACATTGTGCACAGagatttgtttgttattgtgctAATCCTTTGTCGGTTCGCATTCGTTCACATAGACCAAACGTGCCGCTCCGATGAGTTTACATGCGGCAACGGGCGTTGCATACAGAAGCGTTGGGTCTGCGATCACGACAACGACTGCGGCGATGGCAGCGATGAGCTCAACTGTCCCGTTGTTCCCTGCGATGCCATCGCGGAGCACACCTGCGCCAATGGCGCCTGCATTGCCAAGCGTTGGGTCTGTGACGGTGATCCGGATTGCCCAGATGCCTCCGATGAACGGGTAAGTGCACACTGaatgccagccagccagactGCCTCATAAATTCCCATTTTTGTGTCGTTGGTAAAGTGGCAAAATGTTTGTAGTTGCCACGCCctcgcctccgcctccgcctgcCACCAAGTttttgtctctgtgtgtgttaggCGAAAGGCGGCAAGCATATAAATTACAGACAAGTTGCGCATAACTCAACGCTGCCAGCTTTGGCAGCTTTTGTTGTCAACGCATAGTAcgcataaaattgcattttgggCTGCGAAGTGTGGGCGTTGCACTTGCAACATAATTTCGTGTGTAAGCaactaaaagtatgcaatgaaaagtttttgccAAACTTCTAGCAAGGCAACGTCGCATAACTTTTCTCAACTCCCTTCTCTCAATGCCTCCTTTTGCCTTTTCCCTCAATCTCAGGCCTGCACGAATGTCACCAAGCAAGTAACGCCCTGTCTGCCTCATGAATATCAATGCAAGGATCGCATCACCTGCCTACATCACAGTTGGCTCTGCGACGGCGATCGCGATTGTCCCGATGGCGATGATGAGTTCACCAACTGCAAGAACATCACCTGCCGACCAGATCAATTCCAGTGCCACGATCGCAGCTGCATTGCCGGTCATCTGGCCTGCAATGGCGAATCCGACTGCAAGGATGGCAGCGATGAACGCGATTGCCGATTGGCAGCCGAGTCCAAGAGCTGCAACGCAACCAATCAATTCGATTGCGGTGGTGGTCAGTGTATTCCCCTGTCCAAGGTCTGTGATCAGCGCAAGGATTGCCCCGATGGCGAGGATGAGCCGGCGGGCAAGTGCAAAGTCAATGAATGCTCTGTCAAAAATGGCAACTGCATGCATCGCTGTGTCGATCAGCCTGTGGGCTACGTCTGCGACTGTCATCAGGGCTATCAACTGTCCTCAGATGGCCACACGTGTGTGGACATCAATGAGTGCGAAGAGCCCGGCATCTGTTCCCAGCTGTGCGTCAACGAGATTGGCGGCTTCAAGTGCGAGTGCCAAACAGGTTACATGCGGGATCCGCGTAATCACACGCGTTGCAAGGCCACAGAAGGTCACGCTTCACTGTTGCTGGCGCGTCGTCATGATATTCGGAAGATAGCTTTAGATCACATGGAGATGACTTCGATTGTAAATAGCACCAAGTCAGCCACAGCTTTAGATTTTGTCTTTCGCACTGGCATGATCTTCTGGAGTGATGTGACCACACAGAGCATCTACAAGGCTCCCATCGATGAGGGCAACGAAAAGACAGTTGTGCTCAAGCAATCATCTGTGACTTCAGATGGTCTGGCTGTGGATTGGATCTACAATCATGTGTACTACACGGATACACAGAAGTGCACCATTGAGCTGACCAACTTTGATGGCAATATGGGCACAGTGTTGATCAAGGATTCGCTAGATATTCCACGCTCCATTGCTCTGGATCCCATTGATGGCTGGATGTATTGGTCCGACTGGGGAGCATCGCCTAGGATTGAACGCGCTGGCATGGATGGCTCGCATCGCACCACGATTATCAACTATGATGTGAAGTGGCCCAATGGCATCACTCTCGATATGGTGCGAAAGCGCATCTACTGGGTGGATGGCAAACTGAATGTTATTTCCTCAGCCAACTACGATGGTTCACAGCGCAGACAGATTTTGTACTCGACGGAGTATCTGCGACATCCGTTCTCCATCACCACCTTTGAGGATTACATCTACTGGACGGACTGGGACAAGCAGACCGTCTTCAAGGCCAACAAGTTCACCGGCGAAGGTGTTGAGCCCATTACAGCCGTGCACATGGTGAGCAGCCGGCATCCGGCATCCGCTGTCAGCCATCAGCTGGCATGTGCCCAACGGCTTGCtgacgtatacttaatatttgcatatctttatttgcctttgcagttgcagcatcCCATGGTTATTCATGTCTACCATCCTTATCGCCAGCCAGATGGCGTAAATCGCTGCGAATCGGTTAATGGCCACTGCTCACATCTCTGCCTGCCCGCGCCGCGTATCAACGAGAAGAGTCCGCCCATTTCGTGTGCGTGTCCCACGGGTCTTAAGCTCATGGCCGATGGCCTCATGTGTGTGGAGGATCGTAAGTAGCTTCAAGATATTAatagtattttcttttataattttcctTTTGCATGCGATTCAATATTAACACGCTtcccttattttttttttatttaattaacaattatttttgaacCTGTGCATGATGATGCATGCAGCCCTTTATAGAGTTGTTACCAAACCCCCGCGTGTCCACAGATATAAGAGCAAAACGAAACCGAAGCCGCGAATTCCGCACACTAATGATGTGCCTGTCAAAATTGAAACGCATCAGGCAATCATCATACGCCCCTTTGGTATGCTTGGCAActctgttttctttatttgtgccgtctatgtgtttgtctgttgtttaaaatttgatttagtctttagtaatatttatacagtaatggtatatttgtgtaaCTTGTCAATTCTTTCTATTGggattttaattaatacttGAAGTGAagaactttttatattttaaatctacatatttaattttatcgCTCAGCCACTCACTATTAAGTTTCCTTCTCGGTTGAGTTTTTTACGATTGTGTGGCAACACtcttaatttgtatatttccCAGTTTCGACCTCTTCAACCGCAGTTTGATGTATGTTTCAACCCTCTTTCGAGGCTGTCCACTCTCTCCGAAAAGCTTGTCAACTCTGTTTTCTTTATATGTGGcgtctgtgtgtttgtctttcctttaaaatatgatttaatcttgaatattatttactGTGTTTTTGTAAagtaattgtatatatttgtgaCCTGTTAACCCTTTCTATTGGGATTTTAATTAACACTTGAAGTGAagaactttttatattttaaatctacatatttaattttataaccCAGCCACTCACTATTAAGTTTTCTTCTCGGTTGAGTGAGTTTTTTACGATTGTGTGGCAACCCtcttaaattgtatatttccCAGTTTCGACCTCGTCAACCGCAGCTTGATGTATGTTTAAGACTGTGTCAACCCTCTTTCGGTGCTGTCCACTCTCTCCAAAGTGTCACTTAAGAGCTTGTCAACTCTGTGCTGTTGACGTAGTTTCGCAGTTTCAGTCTGCCATTAGTTTGTGTTTAAAGTGTTGAAACTCGAACTTAAAGCAAGCAAATTAATCACGAAATTTTTCACTGAATGCACTGAACTGTTGCCACACTCgacagctctctctctctctttctctgctccCTTTGgatatttttctctttgtatgtgtgtgtgtggcttatGTTGGTGAGTGGGGAGCGAGTGAATTTTCGAGGGAAAGCACTTCATT
It encodes:
- the LOC117574244 gene encoding very low-density lipoprotein receptor isoform X6, which codes for MHLSDSLLLKYIFIVISCAQAQALYTKCDEKQFQCRNGDCIPIRFVCDGDADCKDHSDEQVTSCKFLEATCSSDHFRCSNGNCIPNKWRCDQENDCADASDESKELCKARTCSPEEYSCKSGEGECVPLAWMCDQSKDCSDGSDEHACNQTCRSDEFTCGNGRCIQKRWVCDHDNDCGDGSDELNCPVVPCDAIAEHTCANGACIAKRWVCDGDPDCPDASDERACTNVTKQVTPCLPHEYQCKDRITCLHHSWLCDGDRDCPDGDDEFTNCKNITCRPDQFQCHDRSCIAGHLACNGESDCKDGSDERDCRLAAESKSCNATNQFDCGGGQCIPLSKVCDQRKDCPDGEDEPAGKCKVNECSVKNGNCMHRCVDQPVGYVCDCHQGYQLSSDGHTCVDINECEEPGICSQLCVNEIGGFKCECQTGYMRDPRNHTRCKATEGHASLLLARRHDIRKIALDHMEMTSIVNSTKSATALDFVFRTGMIFWSDVTTQSIYKAPIDEGNEKTVVLKQSSVTSDGLAVDWIYNHVYYTDTQKCTIELTNFDGNMGTVLIKDSLDIPRSIALDPIDGWMYWSDWGASPRIERAGMDGSHRTTIINYDVKWPNGITLDMVRKRIYWVDGKLNVISSANYDGSQRRQILYSTEYLRHPFSITTFEDYIYWTDWDKQTVFKANKFTGEGVEPITAVHMLQHPMVIHVYHPYRQPDGVNRCESVNGHCSHLCLPAPRINEKSPPISCACPTGLKLMADGLMCVEDPLYRVVTKPPRVHRYKSKTKPKPRIPHTNDVPVKIETHQAIIIRPFVADHRPVKNQTHNDQTKASSPQPDSGFIALVVIASLSGCAGLLSVLLFVGYRYCSKRRINSMNFENPIYRKTTTEDHFSLRKNLPARIYDHTSVMDEEYSPVIGISSY
- the LOC117574244 gene encoding very low-density lipoprotein receptor isoform X4, with translation MAIELRSTSTVSDSTTTNNTTTTTTTTVTNCNINNNKNNNNIDNCQRRAQQLFSCVCVNLNLLLLTLMLTLSKCCTATPTTSPLAATNNEQMLPHIDGATLTKQFDGKGILNMGFKFLNVSGKIGTPLDIAQALYTKCDEKQFQCRNGDCIPIRFVCDGDADCKDHSDEQVTSCKFLEATCSSDHFRCSNGNCIPNKWRCDQENDCADASDESKELCKARTCSPEEYSCKSGEGECVPLAWMCDQSKDCSDGSDEHACNQTCRSDEFTCGNGRCIQKRWVCDHDNDCGDGSDELNCPVVPCDAIAEHTCANGACIAKRWVCDGDPDCPDASDERACTNVTKQVTPCLPHEYQCKDRITCLHHSWLCDGDRDCPDGDDEFTNCKNITCRPDQFQCHDRSCIAGHLACNGESDCKDGSDERDCRLAAESKSCNATNQFDCGGGQCIPLSKVCDQRKDCPDGEDEPAGKCKVNECSVKNGNCMHRCVDQPVGYVCDCHQGYQLSSDGHTCVDINECEEPGICSQLCVNEIGGFKCECQTGYMRDPRNHTRCKATEGHASLLLARRHDIRKIALDHMEMTSIVNSTKSATALDFVFRTGMIFWSDVTTQSIYKAPIDEGNEKTVVLKQSSVTSDGLAVDWIYNHVYYTDTQKCTIELTNFDGNMGTVLIKDSLDIPRSIALDPIDGWMYWSDWGASPRIERAGMDGSHRTTIINYDVKWPNGITLDMVRKRIYWVDGKLNVISSANYDGSQRRQILYSTEYLRHPFSITTFEDYIYWTDWDKQTVFKANKFTGEGVEPITAVHMLQHPMVIHVYHPYRQPDGVNRCESVNGHCSHLCLPAPRINEKSPPISCACPTGLKLMADGLMCVEDLADHRPVKNQTHNDQTKASSPQPDSGFIALVVIASLSGCAGLLSVLLFVGYRYCSKRRINSMNFENPIYRKTTTEDHFSLRKNLPARIYDHTSVMDEEYSPVIGISSY